From one Gemella morbillorum genomic stretch:
- a CDS encoding HNH endonuclease: MPRKPKRPCSYPNCPRLTDKQFCDEHERLENRRYEMQDRNPETRKRYGSTWRRVRASYVREHPYCELCFSDGLMREVQEVHHKIPLSKGGTHSKSNLISLCKSCHAKIHASDGSRWRKKVRQK, from the coding sequence ATGCCGAGAAAACCTAAGAGACCATGCTCATATCCAAACTGTCCAAGGTTAACAGATAAACAGTTTTGTGATGAACATGAAAGACTAGAGAATAGAAGATATGAGATGCAAGATAGAAATCCTGAAACAAGGAAAAGATACGGATCAACATGGAGAAGAGTTCGAGCTAGTTATGTTAGAGAACATCCTTATTGTGAACTATGTTTTTCAGATGGATTGATGAGAGAAGTACAAGAGGTTCATCATAAGATACCTTTATCCAAAGGTGGAACACATAGTAAGAGTAATTTAATATCTCTTTGTAAAAGTTGTCACGCTAAAATTCATGCGAGTGATGGAAGTAGATGGAGAAAAAAAGTTAGACAAAAATAA
- a CDS encoding terminase — protein sequence MPTKSNNIGGRGGKRIGAGRKKKSVVEKALNGNPGGRTLEVLDIPDLEGVKMPEPHEVLSSTQKDGSVLQAKEIYEETWKWLDSLSMGNHVPKPLIERYAMSSARWLQCEDMTSKLGFLSKHPTTGKPIPSPFINIGINYMNQAVRLWNEIYQIVKENCKTEFDGVVPQNDLMEKLLNSRKNL from the coding sequence ATGCCGACTAAATCGAATAATATTGGCGGACGTGGTGGCAAAAGAATAGGTGCAGGTCGAAAGAAAAAATCAGTTGTAGAAAAAGCACTAAATGGAAATCCTGGAGGAAGAACACTAGAAGTATTAGATATTCCTGATCTTGAAGGTGTAAAAATGCCTGAACCACATGAAGTATTATCATCAACACAAAAAGATGGTAGTGTATTACAAGCTAAAGAAATTTATGAAGAAACGTGGAAATGGTTGGATAGCCTTAGTATGGGAAATCATGTTCCAAAGCCACTCATTGAAAGATATGCTATGAGTAGTGCAAGATGGTTACAATGTGAAGATATGACTAGTAAGTTAGGATTTTTATCTAAACACCCTACTACTGGAAAACCAATTCCATCACCATTTATAAATATAGGAATAAATTATATGAATCAAGCTGTAAGGCTATGGAATGAAATATATCAAATCGTAAAAGAGAATTGTAAAACTGAATTTGATGGAGTAGTACCTCAAAATGATTTGATGGAAAAACTACTAAATTCAAGAAAAAATTTATAA
- a CDS encoding DUF1492 domain-containing protein → MRTEEYLNQARHLDTQINSKLSQIESLSALATKCTATLTDMPGNKNNGTSKMEDTILKIITLQEEINSDIDVLVDLKKEIMTIIKKVENSEYRTLLENRYLSFLSWEKIAVEMKYSIQQVYRKRTEALKKIEEILKDDRKW, encoded by the coding sequence ATGAGAACGGAAGAATATCTAAATCAAGCTAGACATTTAGATACACAGATTAATTCAAAGCTTAGTCAAATAGAATCATTGAGTGCGTTGGCTACAAAATGTACTGCAACCTTAACTGATATGCCAGGTAATAAAAATAATGGAACATCAAAAATGGAGGATACGATTTTAAAAATTATAACACTGCAAGAAGAAATTAATAGTGATATTGATGTACTTGTAGATTTAAAAAAAGAGATAATGACAATAATAAAAAAAGTTGAGAACTCAGAGTATCGTACACTTCTAGAAAATCGATATTTATCATTTTTGTCTTGGGAGAAAATTGCCGTTGAAATGAAGTATAGTATACAGCAGGTGTATAGAAAAAGAACTGAGGCGTTGAAAAAAATTGAAGAAATTTTAAAAGATGATAGGAAATGGTAG